The following is a genomic window from Adhaeribacter radiodurans.
ACACTACAGTTTTTAAAACTTTACCTTCCAGCAATTCGCCTGTTAACTCTACTGGCATTCTAAATTTACTATTTGTTCCCTAATCTAGAATAACTTAATCAGGTGTTCTGTTGATGAACAAAGTCTAGACTATTTAAAAGCGGAGACAAACATCAAACAAGCGGGTTTAAGAACTTATTTAAAGCCATCCTAGTGTTCGTATTCAGGCTAATTACAGATTTTACCATTTCGTTGCATGGTACAGAACAATAAAGGAACAAGTCTGAAAGTATAGTTTGAATTGGTATGTTAAAAAATAGATTAAAAGCGTTATAAATATAACAATGAACATATTACACATTACATATATTTTTTGTAACTTAAGAAACAACAGGTATTTTATACAAAAAGCGCTTTATATGCCCAAAAATAGATTAGTTGCTTAACAGCAACCTTTGTTATGTAAATAATTGAGTTGATTAGCTGTTAAATAGTCTACGGTGTAAAGTATTTCTGAGAATGTTAATTTAAAGATTACCAACATGAACATTTTAGAAAAAATTAAGACTAATTACAGTGCCTCAATGAATGAAATGACAGTGGCGGCTTACCTGGAGGAATGTAAGAAGGACCCGAAAGTGTATGCCAAGCCCGCTGAAAGAATCCTGGATTCAATTGGGGAGCCGGAAATATTAGATACGCGTCAGGACCCGGCGCTTAGCAGGATATTCTCCAATAAAAAGATTAAAATTTATCCAGCCTTTAAGGACTTTTATGGGATGGAGAGTACCATCGAACAGATTGTTTCTTATTTCCGGCACTCGGCGCAAGGCTTAGAAGAAAAAAAACAAATTTTATATTTGATGGGGCCGGTAGGTGGGGGTAAAAGCTCTTTAGCCGAAAAATTAAAGCACCTGATGCAGCAAAACCCCATTTACGTATTAAAGGCAGGTGATCAAATAAGTCCGGTGTTCGAGAGCCCGCTGGGTTTATTTGCCGATTATACCGGAGAGTTAGAAGAAGAGTACCACATTCCGGCGCGTTACATTCCTAGTTGTATGAGTCCGTGGGCTTCTAAAAGGCTGCGGGAGTTTGACGGCGATATAAACCGGTTTAAAGTAATCCGTTTGTTTCCTTCTATCCAGGAACAAATTGCAATATCTAAAACGGAACCCGGCGATGAAAACAACCAGGATATTTCTACCCTGGTAGGCAAAGTGGATATTCGTAAACTGGCCGATTACCAGCAAAGCGACCCGGATGCCTATTCCTATACCGGTGGTCTTTGTTTGGCTAATCAGGGTTTACTGGAATTTGTAGAAATGTTTAAAGCGCCCATAAAGGTACTTAACCCACTTTTAACCGCCACTCAGGAAAAGAATTATAAAGGCACCGAACCCATTGGCGCTATTCCGTTTGATGGCATTATTCTGGCGCACTCCAACGAATCAGAATGGGCTAAATTCCTGAATGATAAAAAGAACGAGGCTTTTCTGGACAGAATTTATAAAGTACAGGTGCCTTATTGCCTGCGCGTAAGTGAAGAAATTAAAATTTATGAAAAACTCATCCGGGATAGCTCTCTCCGCGATGCGCCTTGTGCTCCTAAAACCATTGAGTTACTAGCCGAATTTTCGGTGTTGTCGCGGTTAAAAGAGCCGGAAAATTCTTCTATTTATTCTAAAATGCGGGTTTACAACGGAGAAACCTTACGGGAAACCGATCCGAATGCCAAGTCTATCCAAGAATATCGCGATGATGCCG
Proteins encoded in this region:
- a CDS encoding PrkA family serine protein kinase — its product is MNILEKIKTNYSASMNEMTVAAYLEECKKDPKVYAKPAERILDSIGEPEILDTRQDPALSRIFSNKKIKIYPAFKDFYGMESTIEQIVSYFRHSAQGLEEKKQILYLMGPVGGGKSSLAEKLKHLMQQNPIYVLKAGDQISPVFESPLGLFADYTGELEEEYHIPARYIPSCMSPWASKRLREFDGDINRFKVIRLFPSIQEQIAISKTEPGDENNQDISTLVGKVDIRKLADYQQSDPDAYSYTGGLCLANQGLLEFVEMFKAPIKVLNPLLTATQEKNYKGTEPIGAIPFDGIILAHSNESEWAKFLNDKKNEAFLDRIYKVQVPYCLRVSEEIKIYEKLIRDSSLRDAPCAPKTIELLAEFSVLSRLKEPENSSIYSKMRVYNGETLRETDPNAKSIQEYRDDAGINEGMQGISTRFAFKILSKVFNFDSEEIAANPVHLLYVLEQEVIKMMLPPETETKYLHLIKSLLASKYAEFISDEIQKAYIESYSSYGQNIFEKYVIYADHWMQNNDYRDPDSGEMLDRRILNDELEKIEKPAGIANPKDFRAEVTNFFLRHKANNSGKSPRWDSYEKIKNVIEKRIFTNTEDLLPVVSFTVKTNEEDEKKHRDFTRRMKDRGYTDKQIRILVDWFMRVRKTLA